The genomic window GTATGTAAGaatttttcatgtattttaaaatctcgtggctaaaaaattaaaatttattacccataaattattatacatcttaagaagtcaaataaatttacctatggtttcttttttatttaagcgttaaatactaaaaatcttttgtgttaatacaaataactaattagCAAGTTAATTTCGAACCcgacataaaataattcaaattaaataaattacataatttataaaacaataaataatttaatgtaaagcccgatatcaaaattaaaactaaatatcgAAGCCAAACTATAGAAGCGAAAATTAAACCAtaacttgatttttattttacttttttttttttaggacaaAATGCATCATAGTTGTTGCATGTGGATTTTAGTGATCGCAACAGCGGTATGGACGGATGCAATGGCAGGACACGAAGACAAAGTGGGGATTAAAAGTCAACAGGcgcagcaacagcaacaatcCGATATTATGCAAACAATGGCGGACGGTCATCCGTCAATGCATATGACGTCTCCGGCAGAGAGTTATTTCAACGATCCGCTGGGTCCGTTGGGCTATCTGGCCAAACGTGCTCACAAGCAATACGGATTTGGACTAGGCAAACGTCTTTACCGGCAATATGAGTTCGGGTTAGGCAAACGGTCGACGTCAAAGCAGTACGGATTCGGTCTGGGCAAACGGGCTGCGCTCAAGCAGTACGAGTTCGGCTTAGGAAAACGGGCTTCGCCATCATCCTTCTATAGTTTTGGTCTGGGACGGAGAGCTACGCCACAATACAATTTTGGAATCGGAAAACGGGTGAGATCGCATAAGACAttgcaaataatttgttttttttttttttttaataaaaactacaatacTTTAATGATTCGTTATTTTGacacgaaataaaaataaagagtgAATGAAAAGATAATGATGGTATgttataacagaaaaaaaattatgaatgcgCCTATATGggtcttaaattttattttcaaaatctgaacttaattttatttgtgtatgtgtgtgtgttttttttttaattttaagttggtaaatattagttatagcAAGAATAAATTTCTGAATCCCTTAAAGTTTATTAAGTCAAGTGAGAGATATTTAAAGAGATACGATAACTctgaattcaattaattttaaactgtaatcgggaaaatacaaaatttttaaataataaatatttcatttttggtACAA from Aphis gossypii isolate Hap1 chromosome 1, ASM2018417v2, whole genome shotgun sequence includes these protein-coding regions:
- the LOC114125036 gene encoding allatostatin-A-like, which gives rise to MHHSCCMWILVIATAVWTDAMAGHEDKVGIKSQQAQQQQQSDIMQTMADGHPSMHMTSPAESYFNDPLGPLGYLAKRAHKQYGFGLGKRLYRQYEFGLGKRSTSKQYGFGLGKRAALKQYEFGLGKRASPSSFYSFGLGRRATPQYNFGIGKRVSQPSFLNVDDRESDYTYNDLSEERKRTADDMGHGQRFAFGLGKRGAGAEWEDGDGEGDDSAPMWHPAVRRARLQYGFGLGKRADRDYDAAAGTEYADSLQLADDVAAADINN